One genomic region from Leifsonia sp. Root1293 encodes:
- a CDS encoding YchJ family protein: MTATAFPALSDDSRCPCLSGDTYGSCCGRFHSGAALAPTAVQLMRSRYSAYVAGDVAYLLRTWHPSTRPEQLELDPSVRWFRLEIAETTAGGPFDTTGTVEFTARSKHDGVAHAQHENSAFVREQGAWLYVDAL; this comes from the coding sequence ATGACCGCAACCGCCTTCCCCGCGCTGAGCGACGACAGCCGATGCCCCTGCCTGAGCGGGGACACCTACGGCTCCTGCTGCGGCCGGTTCCACAGCGGAGCGGCCCTCGCCCCCACCGCCGTGCAGCTGATGCGCTCGCGCTACTCGGCCTACGTGGCCGGCGATGTGGCGTACCTCCTGAGAACGTGGCATCCGTCGACCCGGCCGGAGCAGCTCGAGCTCGATCCGTCCGTGCGCTGGTTCCGGCTCGAGATCGCCGAGACGACGGCAGGCGGACCGTTCGACACGACAGGCACCGTGGAGTTCACCGCGCGGTCGAAGCACGACGGGGTCGCGCACGCCCAGCACGAGAACAGCGCCTTCGTGCGGGAGCAGGGAGCCTGGCTCTACGTCGACGCGCTCTGA
- a CDS encoding LLM class flavin-dependent oxidoreductase: MVKRIGFLSFGHYQAVPGSLTRTAADVLQQSIDLAVAAEEIGVDGAYFRVHHFARQLASPFPLLAAVGARTSRIEIGTGVIDMRYENPLYMAESAAAADLIAGERLQLGISRGSPETALAGYESFGYVPSDGQTDADMARDHTELFRAAIAGAGLAHANPQMTGSTHPLAIEPISPSLPQRIWWGAGTRKTAVWTAEQGMNLMSSTLLTEDTGVPFDQLQAEQIAMFREAWADAGHDFEPRVSVSRSILPLIDDESRRYFGLRAQADAKDQVGHLDGGLARFGRSYIGEPDVIAAELAQDAAVQAADTVLVTVPNQLGVDFNVRILESIVRDIKPALR, from the coding sequence ATGGTGAAGCGCATCGGATTCCTCTCGTTCGGCCACTATCAGGCAGTGCCGGGCTCCCTCACCCGCACCGCAGCCGACGTGCTGCAGCAGTCGATCGACCTGGCCGTGGCGGCCGAGGAGATCGGCGTCGACGGAGCCTACTTCCGGGTGCACCACTTCGCCCGCCAGCTCGCATCGCCGTTCCCGCTTCTGGCAGCGGTGGGCGCGCGCACCTCGCGGATCGAGATCGGCACCGGGGTCATCGACATGCGCTACGAGAACCCCCTCTACATGGCCGAATCCGCGGCCGCCGCCGACCTGATCGCCGGAGAGAGACTGCAGCTCGGCATCAGCCGGGGGTCACCCGAGACGGCGCTCGCGGGCTACGAGTCGTTCGGCTACGTCCCTTCCGACGGGCAGACGGATGCCGACATGGCCCGTGATCACACCGAGCTCTTCCGTGCCGCCATCGCGGGAGCCGGACTGGCCCACGCGAACCCGCAGATGACGGGATCGACGCATCCGCTCGCCATCGAACCGATCTCCCCGTCGCTGCCGCAGCGCATCTGGTGGGGTGCGGGCACGCGCAAGACTGCCGTGTGGACAGCCGAGCAGGGCATGAACCTGATGAGTTCGACTCTGCTCACCGAGGACACCGGAGTGCCGTTCGATCAGTTGCAGGCCGAGCAGATCGCGATGTTCCGCGAGGCGTGGGCTGATGCCGGCCACGACTTCGAGCCGCGGGTTTCTGTGAGCCGCAGCATCCTGCCGCTCATCGACGACGAGTCGCGACGGTACTTCGGGCTGCGGGCTCAGGCCGACGCGAAAGACCAGGTGGGCCACCTCGACGGCGGCCTCGCCCGATTCGGACGCAGCTACATCGGCGAGCCCGACGTGATCGCTGCGGAGCTGGCTCAGGATGCTGCGGTACAGGCCGCGGACACAGTGCTCGTCACGGTTCCCAACCAGTTGGGCGTCGACTTCAACGTGCGCATCCTCGAGTCGATCGTCCGTGACATCAAGCCCGCGCTCCGCTGA
- a CDS encoding PaaI family thioesterase → MTDTELPTSSATYTWVDPAVGLAQLPQLSGLEYLTGILEGRIPEPPIAVLMNMDIVEVSVGEVVFETRPTQAHYNPLGTIHGGLACTVLDTVLGCAAHSTLPAGTGYTSIDISVSYVRPIQPSAGPLRATGRVRKSGTRVIFAEAELTDSAGNLLATATSSLLVFAQRPPV, encoded by the coding sequence GTGACAGACACCGAGCTTCCGACCTCCTCCGCCACCTACACGTGGGTCGACCCGGCTGTCGGCCTCGCCCAGCTGCCCCAGCTCAGCGGACTGGAATACCTCACCGGCATTCTCGAGGGGCGGATCCCCGAGCCGCCGATCGCGGTGCTGATGAACATGGACATCGTCGAGGTCTCCGTGGGCGAGGTCGTCTTCGAGACGCGGCCGACCCAGGCGCACTACAACCCCCTCGGTACCATCCACGGCGGCCTGGCCTGCACAGTGCTCGACACTGTTCTCGGGTGCGCCGCGCACAGCACGCTTCCGGCCGGAACCGGATACACGTCCATCGACATCAGCGTGAGCTACGTGCGCCCGATCCAGCCGTCGGCCGGTCCGCTGCGCGCAACGGGACGGGTTCGCAAGAGCGGCACCCGGGTGATCTTCGCCGAGGCCGAACTCACCGACAGTGCCGGAAACCTGCTCGCGACGGCCACGAGCAGCCTGCTGGTGTTCGCCCAACGTCCGCCGGTCTGA
- a CDS encoding SDR family oxidoreductase: MMSKSILFLGGTGVISAASVSRAIELGHDVTVLNRGESRLRPLPDAVRRLTADLRDPASVRDAVGDAEFDVVAEFLAFTPEHVQADVDLFEGRVGQYVFISSASAYQTPPSRLPVTESTPLRNPFWQYSRDKIACEDLLVRAYRERGFPATIVRPSHTYDRTLLPTSGGWTDIARMRAGKPVVVHGDGTSLWTITHTRDFAVGFAGLLGNPYAVGDTFHITGDHAPTWNQIYGWLGEAAGVEPVLVHVASDAIAAAHPELGPGLIGDKAHSMVFDNSKVKALVPEFATTVPFWEGAAEMIAWHDAHPEAQVVDAELDAVFDRLAG; the protein is encoded by the coding sequence ATGATGAGCAAGAGCATCCTGTTCCTCGGCGGCACCGGCGTCATCAGCGCTGCATCCGTCTCCCGCGCCATCGAACTCGGCCATGACGTGACAGTGCTGAACCGGGGCGAGTCGCGCCTGCGACCGCTGCCGGATGCCGTCCGCCGCCTGACGGCCGACCTCCGCGATCCCGCGAGCGTGCGCGACGCCGTCGGCGACGCCGAGTTCGACGTCGTCGCCGAGTTTCTCGCCTTCACCCCGGAGCACGTGCAGGCCGACGTCGATCTGTTCGAAGGGCGGGTGGGCCAGTACGTGTTCATCAGCTCCGCCTCCGCTTACCAGACGCCCCCTTCGCGACTGCCGGTGACGGAGTCGACGCCGCTGCGCAACCCGTTCTGGCAGTACTCCCGCGACAAGATCGCCTGCGAGGACCTCCTCGTGCGTGCCTACAGGGAGCGCGGATTTCCGGCGACGATCGTGCGGCCGTCGCACACCTATGACCGCACGCTCCTGCCGACGTCGGGAGGATGGACCGACATCGCGCGGATGCGCGCCGGCAAACCGGTCGTCGTGCATGGAGACGGCACCAGCCTCTGGACGATCACCCACACCCGCGACTTCGCGGTCGGCTTCGCGGGGCTGCTCGGCAATCCGTATGCCGTCGGCGACACCTTCCACATCACCGGAGACCACGCACCGACCTGGAACCAGATCTACGGATGGCTCGGCGAGGCAGCCGGCGTCGAGCCCGTACTCGTGCACGTGGCTTCCGACGCGATCGCAGCAGCGCACCCCGAGCTCGGCCCCGGCCTCATCGGCGACAAGGCCCACTCCATGGTGTTCGACAACTCCAAGGTGAAGGCGCTGGTGCCGGAGTTCGCGACCACGGTGCCGTTCTGGGAGGGAGCAGCCGAGATGATCGCGTGGCACGACGCGCATCCGGAGGCGCAGGTCGTCGACGCGGAACTCGACGCCGTGTTCGATCGGCTGGCGGGCTGA
- a CDS encoding LLM class F420-dependent oxidoreductase codes for MDFGLFIPQGWRHDLLNIDPADQWETMNSLAQHADAGPWDSLWVYDHFHTVPVPSEEATHEAWTLMAAFAATTSRVKLGQMCTCMSYRNPAYLAKIAATVDIISGGRTQMGIGGGWYEHEWRAYGYGFPPVAERLARLREGVEIFHQAWTTGSATLDGKHYQVDGAIVRPLPLQQGGIPMWIAGGGEKVTLKIAAQYASHTNFTGTLEEFDHKSEVLRGHCDAIGRDFASITRSSNFNTIVAATEAEVGDRIDALHARVLPYLGETKAAEFIAEYRGGTPAVGTPEQVVERLLERREHGLGYAIHYFPEAAYDRSGIELFEREVMPALA; via the coding sequence ATGGATTTCGGACTCTTCATTCCCCAGGGCTGGCGCCACGACCTTCTCAACATCGACCCGGCCGATCAGTGGGAGACGATGAACTCCCTCGCCCAGCACGCCGACGCCGGCCCCTGGGACTCGCTCTGGGTGTACGACCACTTCCACACGGTTCCCGTGCCGTCCGAGGAGGCCACGCATGAGGCGTGGACTCTCATGGCGGCGTTCGCGGCGACGACGTCGCGCGTGAAGCTCGGCCAGATGTGCACGTGCATGAGCTACCGCAACCCCGCCTACCTCGCCAAGATCGCTGCGACAGTCGACATCATCTCGGGCGGCAGAACGCAGATGGGTATCGGCGGCGGATGGTACGAGCACGAGTGGCGCGCCTACGGCTACGGGTTCCCACCCGTGGCCGAGAGGCTGGCCCGGCTGCGCGAGGGCGTCGAGATCTTCCACCAGGCCTGGACGACCGGCAGCGCGACCCTCGACGGCAAGCACTACCAGGTCGACGGCGCCATCGTGCGGCCCCTCCCGTTGCAGCAGGGCGGCATCCCGATGTGGATCGCCGGCGGCGGCGAGAAGGTGACGCTGAAGATCGCGGCGCAGTACGCGAGCCACACCAACTTCACCGGAACCCTCGAGGAGTTCGACCACAAGAGCGAGGTGCTCCGCGGACACTGCGACGCGATCGGACGCGACTTCGCGTCGATCACCCGATCGTCGAACTTCAACACCATCGTCGCCGCCACGGAAGCTGAGGTCGGCGATCGCATCGACGCACTGCACGCCCGGGTGCTGCCCTACCTCGGCGAGACCAAGGCGGCCGAGTTCATCGCCGAGTATCGCGGCGGAACGCCGGCGGTCGGCACCCCGGAGCAGGTCGTCGAGCGCCTGCTCGAACGGCGCGAGCACGGTCTCGGGTACGCCATCCACTACTTCCCCGAAGCGGCCTACGACAGGTCGGGCATCGAGCTGTTCGAGCGCGAGGTCATGCCGGCGCTCGCCTGA
- a CDS encoding LLM class flavin-dependent oxidoreductase yields MAQQVEFGVDTFGDVTVDANGDRLSQAEVLRNVVAQGVLADQVGLDFFGLGEHHRDDFAVSAPEVVLAAIAAKTERIHLGSAVTVLSSDDPVRVFQRFATLDGISDGRAEVILGRGSFTESFPLFGYQLSEYEDLFEEKLQLFAELVKEKPVTWEGRKRAALVNQEVYPKTASGALKAWIGVGGSPESVVRAATYGYPLMLAIIGGAPARFRPFVDLYHRALAQLGTPTLPVGVHSPGHIADTDAQAREELWPHHQAMITRIGRERGWGPITRDTFENEADEGALNVGSPETVARKIAATVRDLGIQRFDLKYSNGTLSHEKLMRSIELYGTVVVPRVRELLAADE; encoded by the coding sequence ATGGCACAGCAGGTCGAGTTCGGAGTCGACACCTTCGGCGATGTCACGGTCGACGCGAACGGGGACAGGCTGTCGCAGGCCGAGGTGCTGCGGAACGTCGTGGCCCAGGGCGTACTGGCCGACCAGGTGGGGCTGGACTTCTTCGGTCTCGGCGAGCACCACCGCGACGACTTCGCCGTGTCGGCTCCCGAGGTCGTGCTCGCGGCGATCGCCGCGAAGACCGAGCGCATCCACCTCGGCTCGGCTGTCACCGTGCTCAGCTCCGACGACCCGGTGCGCGTGTTCCAGCGCTTCGCCACCCTCGACGGCATCTCCGACGGACGCGCCGAGGTGATTCTCGGGCGAGGGTCCTTCACCGAGTCGTTCCCGTTGTTCGGCTACCAGCTCAGCGAGTACGAGGACCTGTTCGAGGAGAAGCTGCAGCTCTTCGCCGAGCTGGTCAAGGAGAAGCCTGTCACCTGGGAGGGCCGCAAGCGCGCCGCCCTGGTGAACCAGGAGGTGTACCCGAAGACCGCGTCCGGCGCTCTCAAGGCGTGGATCGGCGTCGGCGGCTCTCCGGAGTCCGTTGTGCGGGCGGCGACATATGGTTACCCGCTCATGCTCGCCATCATCGGGGGCGCGCCAGCGCGCTTCCGTCCTTTCGTCGACCTCTACCACCGCGCGCTGGCGCAGCTCGGCACGCCGACTCTGCCCGTGGGCGTGCACTCGCCCGGACACATCGCCGATACCGATGCGCAGGCCCGCGAGGAGCTGTGGCCGCACCACCAGGCCATGATCACGCGCATCGGCCGGGAGCGCGGCTGGGGTCCGATCACCCGGGACACCTTCGAGAACGAAGCCGACGAGGGTGCGCTCAACGTCGGTTCGCCCGAGACCGTCGCCCGCAAGATCGCTGCGACGGTGCGCGATCTCGGCATCCAGCGCTTCGACCTCAAGTACTCCAACGGCACGCTCTCGCACGAGAAGCTCATGCGCAGCATCGAGCTCTACGGCACCGTCGTGGTTCCCCGGGTGCGTGAGCTCCTGGCCGCCGACGAGTAG
- a CDS encoding RNA-binding S4 domain-containing protein, with protein MTTARVDAWLWAVRQFKTRSLATAACRAGHVRVNGERVKAAQPVRIGDEIRVRANGFDRIMVVQRIIVKRVGAEVAAAAMIDKTPPPPPREAVASVPVRDRGAGRPTKRERRDLEELRGH; from the coding sequence ATGACGACAGCGCGCGTCGATGCGTGGCTGTGGGCGGTGCGTCAGTTCAAGACGCGCTCGCTCGCCACGGCAGCATGCCGCGCGGGGCATGTCCGGGTGAACGGCGAGAGGGTGAAGGCCGCGCAGCCGGTTCGGATCGGCGACGAGATTCGCGTGCGCGCGAACGGCTTCGATCGCATCATGGTGGTGCAGCGCATCATCGTGAAGCGCGTCGGCGCCGAGGTCGCCGCCGCAGCGATGATCGACAAAACTCCCCCGCCACCACCGCGTGAGGCCGTCGCTTCAGTGCCCGTGCGGGATCGCGGTGCCGGCCGTCCGACGAAGCGCGAGCGCCGCGACCTCGAGGAGCTCCGCGGTCACTGA
- a CDS encoding prenyltransferase, with translation MSADHTDAAPRAGVLRQVVLSSRPLSWINTAYPFAAAYLLTTGRIDALFVVGTLFFLIPYNLLMYGINDVFDYESDLRNPRKGGVEGAMLDPRVHRAVIGWGVGSSAVFVIAMLVLGGTDEPWSWLVLAISLFAVLAYSVPGLRFKERPFLDSATSSAHFVSPAVYALAVAGATFTPQLLAILVAFFLWGMASHAFGAVQDVVPDREGGIASIATWFGAARTVRLAVLFWALGGLLMLATEWPGPLASVLVLPYIFSAVPFWSVSDADSAAANRGWRHFLAINFVVGFLVTMLLIWWSIIRG, from the coding sequence ATGAGCGCCGATCACACGGATGCCGCCCCGCGCGCCGGTGTGCTGCGACAGGTCGTACTCTCGTCTCGGCCGCTGAGCTGGATCAACACGGCGTACCCGTTCGCGGCGGCCTACCTCCTCACGACAGGCCGCATCGACGCGCTGTTCGTGGTGGGAACCCTGTTCTTCCTGATCCCGTACAACCTCCTCATGTACGGCATCAACGACGTCTTCGACTACGAGTCCGACCTGCGCAATCCCCGCAAGGGCGGCGTCGAGGGAGCCATGCTCGACCCGCGTGTTCATCGAGCTGTGATCGGCTGGGGCGTCGGATCCAGCGCCGTCTTCGTGATCGCCATGCTCGTGCTCGGGGGAACAGACGAACCGTGGTCGTGGCTGGTGCTGGCGATCAGCCTGTTCGCCGTTCTCGCCTACTCGGTTCCCGGCCTGCGTTTCAAGGAGCGCCCGTTCCTCGATTCAGCCACGTCGAGCGCGCATTTCGTGAGTCCGGCCGTCTATGCCCTGGCCGTCGCCGGCGCGACGTTCACCCCGCAACTGCTCGCCATCCTCGTGGCATTCTTCCTCTGGGGCATGGCGAGCCATGCCTTCGGCGCGGTGCAGGACGTCGTGCCGGACCGGGAGGGCGGCATCGCATCGATCGCCACCTGGTTCGGGGCTGCTCGCACGGTGCGCCTCGCCGTGCTGTTCTGGGCTCTCGGCGGCCTGCTCATGCTGGCGACGGAGTGGCCAGGACCGCTCGCCTCGGTTCTGGTGCTGCCGTACATCTTCTCGGCCGTTCCGTTCTGGTCGGTGTCGGATGCCGACTCCGCCGCAGCCAACCGCGGCTGGCGACACTTCCTGGCCATCAACTTCGTCGTCGGTTTCCTCGTGACCATGCTGCTCATCTGGTGGAGCATCATCCGCGGTTAG
- a CDS encoding lycopene cyclase domain-containing protein codes for MTYLTLNLIVLAVVAVVAAFALRRRPRLITPIALTVVVLFVLTAVFDNIMIAVGLMVYSDAGRSGVDLGLAPIEDFAYPLAGALLLPSIWVLLSRDEQDER; via the coding sequence ATGACCTACCTGACCCTGAACCTCATCGTGCTGGCCGTCGTCGCCGTCGTCGCGGCGTTCGCCCTCCGGCGTCGTCCCCGGCTCATCACCCCGATCGCGCTGACCGTCGTCGTGCTGTTCGTGCTCACGGCGGTGTTCGACAACATCATGATCGCCGTCGGACTCATGGTCTACTCCGACGCCGGCCGCAGTGGTGTCGACCTCGGGCTGGCCCCCATCGAGGACTTCGCCTACCCGCTGGCGGGAGCCCTGCTGTTACCGTCGATCTGGGTACTGCTGAGCCGCGACGAACAGGACGAGAGATGA
- a CDS encoding lycopene cyclase domain-containing protein, giving the protein MTFAYLGALLVSLAGMVVLDWRYRLFFWRSPVRAAVVLISGLVFFLIWDLVGISLGLFSRGETSYMTGILLAPELPLEEAFFLAFLCYLTMNLVALFQLLLAARRRA; this is encoded by the coding sequence GTGACCTTCGCCTACCTCGGTGCGCTCCTGGTGAGCCTGGCGGGGATGGTGGTGCTCGACTGGCGGTACCGGCTGTTCTTCTGGCGTTCGCCGGTGCGCGCCGCCGTCGTGCTCATCTCGGGCCTGGTGTTCTTCCTCATCTGGGACCTGGTGGGAATCAGCCTCGGCCTGTTCAGCCGTGGCGAGACCTCGTACATGACCGGCATACTCCTCGCTCCGGAACTCCCCCTCGAGGAGGCTTTCTTCCTCGCGTTCCTCTGCTATCTGACGATGAACCTCGTCGCCCTGTTCCAGCTCCTGCTCGCGGCCAGGCGGCGCGCATGA
- the crtI gene encoding phytoene desaturase family protein, which yields MTHTIVIGGGIAGLATAALLARDGREVTLLEARSELGGRAGSWEKDGFTFDTGPSWYLMPEVFDHFFKLLGTSAAEELDLTLLDPGYRVYFEGHAEPIDIRASREENIRTFERIEPGAGRALERYLESAKATYDDAVERFLYTSFQSFRPFLDSAVLKRGGRLARLLLQPLDKFVAGYVKDNRLRQILGYPAVFLGSSPERTPAMYHLMSHMDLADGVLYPQGGFSHLIDVIARLAREQGVQIITEARVTSIDAVTSVGASVSGATYVDAGGHSITLSADEVVSAADLHHTETELVDESVRTYPERWWNRRMSGPGAVLVMLGVRGDLPPLAHHTLFFTSDWRANFDRIFGSKPGIPDPASFYVCMPSATDPGVAPAGHSNLFLLIPVPADVSIGRGGIDGDGDLQVEQVADAAIDRLADWSGIPDLAERIVVRRTVGPGDFAADLNSWMGGALGPAHTLRQSAFLRGRNSSRQLDGLFYAGGSTIPGIGLPMCLISAEIAFKRMNGDTTATPSSEPLPTPAPAPAESR from the coding sequence ATGACCCACACCATCGTCATCGGCGGCGGCATCGCCGGCCTCGCCACTGCGGCCCTGCTCGCCCGCGACGGTCGGGAGGTGACCCTGCTCGAGGCACGGAGCGAGCTGGGCGGCCGCGCCGGATCATGGGAGAAGGACGGCTTCACCTTCGACACGGGTCCGTCGTGGTACCTCATGCCCGAGGTCTTCGACCACTTCTTCAAGCTCCTCGGCACCTCGGCCGCCGAGGAGCTGGACCTCACTCTGCTCGATCCCGGGTACAGGGTGTACTTCGAGGGTCACGCAGAGCCCATCGACATCCGCGCCTCCCGCGAGGAGAACATCCGCACCTTCGAGCGGATCGAACCTGGAGCGGGTCGCGCGCTCGAGCGCTACCTCGAGTCGGCGAAAGCCACATACGACGACGCCGTCGAGCGATTCCTCTACACGAGCTTCCAGTCCTTCCGGCCGTTCCTCGACTCCGCGGTGCTGAAGCGCGGAGGCCGCCTCGCCCGCCTGCTGCTCCAGCCCCTCGACAAGTTCGTCGCAGGCTACGTCAAGGACAACAGGCTGCGGCAGATCCTCGGCTACCCGGCGGTCTTCCTCGGCTCCTCCCCCGAGCGCACCCCGGCGATGTACCACCTCATGAGCCACATGGACCTGGCCGACGGCGTGCTCTACCCGCAGGGCGGCTTCTCCCACCTGATCGACGTCATCGCCCGCCTCGCCCGCGAGCAGGGCGTGCAGATCATCACGGAAGCGCGGGTGACCTCCATCGATGCCGTCACCTCGGTGGGAGCATCCGTCTCGGGGGCGACCTACGTCGACGCCGGCGGGCACAGCATCACCCTGTCCGCCGACGAGGTGGTCTCGGCCGCCGACCTGCACCACACCGAGACCGAGCTCGTCGACGAGAGCGTTCGCACCTACCCCGAGCGCTGGTGGAACCGCCGCATGTCGGGACCCGGCGCGGTGCTCGTGATGCTCGGTGTGCGCGGCGACCTGCCGCCGCTCGCCCATCACACCCTGTTCTTCACCTCGGACTGGCGCGCGAACTTCGACCGCATCTTCGGCTCGAAGCCCGGCATTCCCGACCCCGCGTCGTTCTACGTGTGCATGCCCAGCGCGACGGACCCGGGCGTGGCGCCGGCCGGGCACAGCAACCTGTTCCTGCTCATCCCCGTGCCGGCCGATGTCAGCATCGGCCGCGGTGGCATCGACGGAGACGGCGACCTCCAGGTCGAGCAGGTGGCGGATGCCGCCATCGACCGCCTCGCCGACTGGTCCGGGATCCCCGATCTCGCCGAGCGCATCGTGGTGCGGCGAACCGTCGGTCCCGGCGACTTCGCAGCCGACCTCAACTCGTGGATGGGCGGTGCCCTCGGACCAGCGCACACGCTGCGGCAGAGCGCCTTCCTCCGCGGCCGCAACTCCTCGCGCCAGCTCGACGGGCTCTTCTACGCCGGCGGTAGCACCATCCCCGGCATCGGCCTGCCGATGTGCCTGATCAGCGCTGAGATCGCCTTCAAACGCATGAACGGCGACACCACGGCCACGCCGTCCAGCGAGCCCTTGCCGACACCCGCGCCGGCGCCGGCGGAGAGCCGGTGA
- a CDS encoding phytoene/squalene synthase family protein has product MSRQRGPLELYTSAASSSSAVVIGRYSTSFGAAARLLGSGVRSQVRDIYALVRVADEIVDGAAAAAGLGVDEQRARLDEFEAETDRAVATGFSTNLVVHAFAVTARATGIGRDLTAPFFASMRRDLDDSPFDADEVAVYIHGSAEVVGLMCLRAFLAGHPIRDDERRMLEDGAVHLGAAFQKVNFLRDLSADWSSLGRNYFPAIDPARMTEEEKNVILDDIDEDLAIAARAIARLPRSSRGAVAAAHGLFSRLSTKLRGTPASQLLTSRVRVPDAEKLTIAVRAAVTGGGRP; this is encoded by the coding sequence ATGAGCAGACAGCGTGGTCCCCTCGAGCTCTACACCTCCGCAGCATCATCGAGCTCCGCGGTCGTGATCGGCCGCTACTCCACCTCCTTCGGTGCCGCGGCCCGCCTGCTCGGGTCTGGCGTGCGCTCCCAGGTGCGCGACATCTACGCGCTCGTCAGAGTGGCCGACGAGATCGTCGATGGCGCGGCGGCCGCAGCCGGGCTCGGCGTCGATGAGCAACGGGCCCGCCTCGACGAGTTCGAAGCCGAGACCGACCGCGCCGTCGCGACGGGGTTCAGCACCAACCTGGTCGTGCACGCCTTCGCCGTCACCGCCCGTGCCACGGGGATCGGCCGCGACCTGACAGCGCCGTTCTTCGCCTCGATGCGCCGGGATCTCGACGACTCCCCCTTCGACGCCGACGAGGTGGCCGTGTACATCCACGGCTCGGCCGAGGTGGTCGGGCTGATGTGCCTGCGCGCCTTCCTCGCCGGTCACCCCATCCGTGATGACGAGCGACGCATGCTCGAGGATGGCGCCGTGCATCTCGGAGCGGCCTTCCAGAAGGTCAACTTCCTGCGGGATCTCTCGGCCGACTGGTCCAGCCTCGGGCGCAACTACTTCCCCGCCATCGACCCCGCTCGCATGACGGAGGAGGAGAAGAACGTCATCCTCGACGACATCGACGAGGACCTCGCGATAGCGGCACGCGCGATCGCGCGCCTGCCTCGATCCTCCCGCGGCGCCGTCGCCGCCGCACACGGCCTGTTCTCCAGGCTCTCGACGAAGCTGCGCGGCACCCCGGCGAGCCAGCTCCTCACCTCGCGCGTTCGGGTTCCGGATGCCGAGAAACTCACGATCGCGGTCAGGGCAGCTGTGACCGGTGGAGGCAGGCCATGA
- a CDS encoding polyprenyl synthetase family protein, translating into MIDVATSSVDSELDRYFAASRLRAGDYGPHYVELWDQLEQASAGGKRARPALVLAAHNGLGGTDQDAATQLAIAFELLHTAFIIHDDVIDRDLVRRGSTNVLGAFAARGAALGADEDQARTWGEAAALLAGDLALSQAHRIVAQLDTDAGTRGRVLDILDRAVFVSAAGELNDVTNTVAPHLLGIPDVLATLEQKTAVYSCEAPLQAGAVLAGASAADIACLGRYGRLIGIAFQLADDMLGVFGDESQTGKSTIADLREGKITTLLAHARTTPEWPTIAPFIGKADLDPAEAAFVRDTLTGCGSAAHTEQLARDHVALAKSELAASELPDELRELLGTFADRAVNRTR; encoded by the coding sequence ATGATCGACGTCGCCACGTCCAGCGTCGACAGCGAACTCGACCGGTACTTCGCCGCGTCACGGCTGCGGGCTGGCGACTACGGACCGCACTACGTCGAACTGTGGGACCAGCTCGAGCAGGCGAGCGCCGGCGGCAAGAGAGCCCGCCCCGCTCTCGTCCTGGCCGCGCACAACGGCCTCGGCGGCACCGACCAGGACGCGGCCACGCAACTGGCCATTGCCTTCGAACTGCTGCACACGGCGTTCATCATCCACGACGACGTGATCGACCGGGACCTGGTCAGGCGCGGTTCCACCAATGTGCTCGGCGCCTTCGCCGCACGCGGAGCCGCCCTCGGTGCCGATGAGGACCAGGCCAGGACCTGGGGCGAGGCCGCGGCGCTGCTCGCCGGAGACCTGGCACTCAGCCAGGCGCACCGCATCGTCGCCCAGCTCGACACCGATGCCGGAACGCGCGGTCGAGTCCTCGACATCCTCGACAGGGCGGTCTTCGTCTCGGCCGCCGGTGAGCTGAACGACGTGACGAACACCGTCGCCCCGCACCTGCTCGGCATCCCCGACGTGCTCGCGACCCTCGAACAGAAGACGGCGGTCTACTCCTGCGAGGCACCGCTGCAGGCCGGAGCCGTGCTCGCCGGCGCATCGGCGGCCGACATCGCCTGCCTCGGCCGGTACGGCCGTCTCATCGGCATCGCGTTCCAGCTCGCCGACGACATGCTCGGTGTGTTCGGGGATGAGTCACAGACGGGCAAGAGCACCATCGCCGACCTGCGCGAGGGCAAGATCACCACCCTTCTCGCGCACGCCCGCACCACGCCCGAGTGGCCGACGATCGCGCCGTTCATCGGCAAGGCCGACCTCGATCCTGCTGAAGCCGCCTTCGTTCGGGACACGCTGACCGGATGCGGATCCGCCGCCCACACCGAACAACTGGCGCGCGACCACGTGGCCCTCGCCAAGAGCGAGCTGGCGGCATCCGAGCTTCCCGATGAACTGCGCGAGCTGCTCGGCACCTTCGCCGACAGGGCGGTGAACCGCACCCGATGA